The following coding sequences are from one Nitrospirota bacterium window:
- the nuoH gene encoding NADH-quinone oxidoreductase subunit NuoH: MTEVGIKLAFSLAQIAVVLGIVLLTVMILTLAERKVLGWMQDRMGPMEVGPYGVLQPIADGLKLFFKEDIVPAGANKFLFSLAPILALVPALIGFAVIPFGPNKTIELFGYQFQPFVISDINIGILYILAFTSIGAYGIILGGWASNSKYSLLGGLRSAAQVISYELNVGLAIVGVLLLAGSLSLVKITEAQAGGFWHWYVFAFPFPQIFAFVVYVISSVAETNRLPFDLPEAESELVAGFFTEYSGMRFAFFFLAEYANMILVSCIAAALFLGGWNAPYPGTLLPETLAWVEGVMWFTVKVYFFLFLFFWLRATLPRLRYDQLMRFGWKVMLPIALGNILVTAIAAYLFPR; the protein is encoded by the coding sequence ATGACCGAAGTCGGAATCAAACTTGCGTTTTCACTGGCTCAGATCGCCGTCGTCCTGGGCATCGTACTGCTCACGGTCATGATCCTGACCCTGGCGGAACGCAAGGTGCTCGGCTGGATGCAGGACCGGATGGGCCCGATGGAAGTCGGACCCTACGGCGTGCTGCAGCCCATCGCGGACGGCTTGAAGCTCTTTTTCAAGGAGGACATCGTCCCGGCCGGGGCCAACAAGTTCCTGTTTTCCCTCGCGCCCATCCTGGCACTGGTGCCCGCGCTGATCGGCTTCGCGGTGATCCCGTTCGGCCCCAACAAGACCATCGAGCTGTTCGGCTACCAGTTCCAGCCTTTCGTGATCAGCGACATCAACATCGGCATTCTGTACATCCTGGCCTTCACCTCGATCGGCGCCTACGGGATCATCCTGGGCGGCTGGGCCTCGAACAGCAAATATTCCCTGCTGGGGGGCCTGCGGTCGGCCGCGCAGGTCATCAGCTACGAATTGAACGTGGGGCTGGCGATCGTGGGCGTCCTGCTCCTGGCCGGCTCGCTGAGCCTGGTCAAGATCACCGAGGCCCAGGCCGGCGGCTTCTGGCACTGGTACGTGTTCGCCTTTCCGTTCCCGCAAATCTTCGCGTTCGTCGTCTACGTGATCTCCTCCGTGGCGGAAACCAACCGGCTGCCGTTCGACCTGCCGGAAGCGGAGAGCGAGCTGGTTGCGGGCTTCTTCACCGAGTACAGCGGCATGCGGTTCGCCTTCTTCTTCCTGGCCGAATACGCGAACATGATCCTGGTCTCCTGCATCGCCGCCGCCCTGTTCCTGGGCGGCTGGAATGCCCCCTACCCCGGCACCCTCCTGCCGGAAACGCTGGCCTGGGTGGAAGGGGTCATGTGGTTCACGGTCAAGGTGTACTTCTTCCTGTTCCTGTTCTTCTGGTTGCGGGCGACGCTGCCGCGCCTGCGGTACGACCAGCTCATGCGGTTCGGCTGGAAGGTGATGCTGCCGATCGCCCTGGGCAATATTCTCGTGACGGCCATCGCGGCGTATCTCTTCCCAAGGTGA
- the nuoI gene encoding NADH-quinone oxidoreductase subunit NuoI, which translates to MTKFTAWIKTIIFYEILVGMKATLSHLLRYKPITLQYPHEKRTLPDSYRGMLALLRYDDGTEKCVGCDLCEAACPSRVIKVFSAEVPGEPTKRFAKEYYMDMTRCLFCGLCVDACPVDALGMTREFEWAVYDKRQLRLNKEQLLAIGDRSYPVREKRLEFQHPNVAFFNVAFKNLPEKEA; encoded by the coding sequence ATGACGAAATTCACAGCTTGGATCAAGACCATCATCTTCTACGAGATCCTCGTGGGCATGAAGGCCACGCTCTCGCACTTGCTGCGCTACAAGCCGATCACGCTCCAGTATCCGCACGAGAAGCGGACCCTGCCGGACAGTTACCGGGGGATGCTGGCGCTGCTCCGCTACGACGACGGCACGGAGAAGTGCGTGGGCTGCGACCTCTGCGAAGCGGCCTGTCCCTCGCGGGTCATCAAGGTCTTCAGCGCCGAAGTGCCCGGCGAACCGACCAAGCGGTTTGCCAAGGAATATTACATGGACATGACCCGCTGCCTCTTCTGCGGGCTCTGCGTGGACGCCTGCCCGGTGGACGCGCTGGGCATGACCCGCGAGTTCGAATGGGCGGTGTACGACAAGCGGCAGTTGCGGTTGAACAAGGAACAGCTCCTGGCGATCGGAGACCGGTCGTACCCGGTCCGCGAGAAGCGGCTGGAGTTCCAACATCCGAACGTCGCGTTCTTCAACGTGGCGTTCAAGAACTTGCCCGAAAAGGAAGCGTAG
- a CDS encoding NADH-quinone oxidoreductase subunit J: MSYLFFLYFAGVIVVTSILVVALRNPVYSALSLLIMFFHVAGLYVTLHAEFLAAVQIIVYAGAILVLYLFVVMLLNVKRDERYHVQAPAAAFLGLVLLTEVVLLVSQRTYQVAPAGPPAADQAGNTETIGEVLYSAYLFPFEVASLILLVAMIGAIILAKKDLGMREE; encoded by the coding sequence GTGAGCTATCTGTTCTTCCTGTACTTTGCCGGTGTGATCGTCGTCACCTCCATCCTGGTGGTGGCGTTGCGCAACCCCGTCTACAGCGCCCTGTCCCTGCTGATCATGTTCTTCCACGTAGCGGGCCTCTACGTCACGCTGCACGCGGAGTTTCTGGCCGCCGTCCAGATCATCGTCTATGCGGGCGCGATCCTGGTGCTGTATCTCTTCGTCGTCATGCTGTTGAACGTGAAACGCGACGAACGGTACCACGTCCAGGCGCCGGCCGCCGCCTTCCTGGGGCTCGTCCTTCTGACGGAGGTCGTGCTGCTGGTCAGCCAACGGACCTACCAGGTCGCGCCGGCCGGCCCTCCCGCCGCCGACCAGGCAGGGAATACGGAGACGATCGGCGAAGTCCTCTACTCCGCGTACCTGTTCCCGTTCGAGGTCGCGTCGCTGATCCTGCTGGTCGCCATGATCGGCGCGATCATCCTGGCGAAAAAAGACCTTGGGATGCGTGAGGAGTAA
- the nuoK gene encoding NADH-quinone oxidoreductase subunit NuoK — protein sequence MIPVSYYLILSMIVFVTGLVGVLVRRNIIIILLSVELMLNATNINFVAFSHYFHNVAGQVFVFFALTVAAAEVAVGLAIIIALHRSKSSINVDEFQLLKW from the coding sequence ATGATTCCCGTTTCCTATTACCTGATTCTGAGCATGATCGTGTTCGTCACCGGACTCGTGGGAGTACTGGTGCGGCGCAACATCATCATCATTTTGCTCTCGGTCGAGCTGATGTTGAACGCCACGAACATCAACTTCGTGGCGTTTTCCCACTATTTTCACAACGTGGCCGGCCAAGTCTTCGTCTTCTTTGCCTTGACCGTGGCGGCGGCGGAAGTGGCGGTGGGCCTCGCCATCATCATCGCCTTGCACCGGAGCAAGTCCAGCATCAACGTGGACGAGTTCCAGCTTCTTAAATGGTAA
- a CDS encoding NADH-quinone oxidoreductase subunit L, giving the protein MEYALIPLLPFAAFLILGLFGHWIKDRAHFIAVPAVVVSFLLSVLAFLDVAGGRQTTMPLYTWLQSGDVTIALGLSIDRLTAVMLLLVTTVSSLVHVYTIGYMHGEKGYARFFAYIALFTFSMLMLVMADNFLQLFVFWEAVGLCSYLLIGHWYERPSACNAATKAFVVNRVGDFGFLLGLLLVLASFGTLDYHQVFAQAAAYTTDTVNLLRPFGGEWRVSTLTLICLLLFVGAIGKSAQVPLHVWLPDAMEGPTPISALIHAATMVTAGVFMVARLSPLYNLSPAAMNVVAVVGGLTMVLGATIALTQYDIKRVVAYSTVSQLGYMVMACGFGAYTAGMYHLLTHGAFKALLFLGCGSVIIALHHEQDMRRMGGLKDKLPVTYWTFVIGSLALAGFPLTSGFFSKDEILVSAWSAGALGKTLAVAGLLTAGLTAFYSFRLVFVTFWGPSHVDPHHAGHVHEPSKTMTVPLVILAVLALLAGYVGIPQFLEPALPGPEGTGGHHEGSAAAGIMIVATLLGLSGIAAAYLMYVKLPGLAESLANQWQGAYRLSFNKWYVDELYDRTFVKPTFQLADRLWQRVDVGIIDAAVNGLARGVAWFGWILRLIQSGQTQHYALGMTLGAVLILTVYLLSW; this is encoded by the coding sequence ATGGAATACGCGCTCATCCCATTGCTGCCCTTTGCCGCGTTTCTGATCCTCGGCCTCTTCGGTCACTGGATCAAGGACCGGGCGCATTTCATCGCGGTTCCGGCGGTCGTGGTATCGTTCCTCCTGTCCGTCCTGGCGTTTCTGGACGTGGCGGGTGGACGGCAGACCACGATGCCGCTCTATACCTGGCTGCAGTCCGGCGACGTCACCATCGCCCTCGGCCTGTCCATCGACCGGCTTACCGCCGTCATGCTGCTGCTCGTGACCACCGTGAGCTCGCTGGTGCACGTCTACACCATCGGCTATATGCACGGGGAAAAGGGCTACGCCCGGTTCTTCGCCTACATCGCGCTCTTCACCTTTTCCATGCTGATGTTGGTGATGGCGGATAATTTCCTGCAGCTGTTCGTCTTCTGGGAAGCGGTCGGCCTCTGCTCCTACCTCCTGATCGGCCACTGGTACGAACGACCTTCGGCCTGTAACGCGGCCACCAAGGCCTTCGTCGTCAACCGCGTGGGGGACTTCGGCTTCCTCCTGGGCCTCCTGCTGGTGCTGGCGAGCTTCGGCACGTTGGATTATCACCAGGTGTTCGCCCAAGCCGCCGCCTACACGACCGATACGGTCAACCTGCTCCGGCCTTTCGGCGGCGAATGGCGCGTCTCGACGCTCACCCTGATCTGCCTGCTGCTCTTCGTCGGCGCGATCGGCAAATCGGCCCAGGTGCCGCTGCACGTCTGGCTGCCGGACGCGATGGAAGGCCCGACGCCCATTTCGGCCCTGATCCATGCGGCCACGATGGTCACGGCGGGGGTCTTCATGGTCGCGCGGCTCTCCCCCCTCTACAACCTGTCGCCGGCCGCGATGAACGTGGTGGCGGTCGTGGGCGGGCTGACGATGGTGCTCGGGGCCACGATCGCGCTCACCCAGTACGACATCAAGCGGGTCGTCGCCTACTCGACCGTGAGTCAGCTCGGCTACATGGTCATGGCCTGCGGCTTCGGCGCCTATACGGCCGGCATGTACCACCTGCTGACCCATGGGGCCTTCAAGGCCTTGCTGTTCCTGGGCTGCGGGTCGGTCATTATCGCCTTGCACCATGAGCAGGACATGCGCCGGATGGGCGGCCTGAAGGACAAGCTCCCCGTCACCTACTGGACTTTCGTGATCGGCTCGCTGGCCCTGGCCGGCTTTCCCCTGACCTCCGGCTTCTTCAGCAAGGACGAGATCCTCGTGAGCGCCTGGTCCGCCGGCGCCCTGGGCAAGACGCTGGCGGTGGCGGGCCTCCTGACCGCGGGCCTCACCGCGTTCTACAGCTTCCGCCTCGTGTTCGTGACCTTCTGGGGCCCCTCCCATGTGGACCCGCATCATGCGGGGCACGTGCACGAACCTTCCAAGACCATGACGGTCCCGCTGGTGATATTGGCAGTTCTGGCCCTGCTGGCCGGTTATGTGGGGATTCCGCAGTTCTTGGAGCCGGCCTTGCCAGGTCCGGAGGGGACGGGAGGCCACCACGAAGGGAGCGCCGCCGCCGGGATCATGATCGTGGCGACCCTGCTGGGCCTGAGCGGCATCGCCGCCGCCTACTTGATGTACGTCAAGCTGCCCGGCCTCGCCGAGAGTCTGGCCAATCAATGGCAAGGGGCCTATCGGCTGTCCTTCAACAAATGGTATGTGGACGAGCTCTACGACCGGACCTTCGTGAAGCCGACGTTCCAGCTCGCGGACCGGCTCTGGCAGAGAGTGGACGTGGGCATCATCGACGCGGCGGTGAACGGGCTCGCCCGCGGCGTGGCTTGGTTCGGCTGGATCCTGCGGCTGATCCAAAGCGGCCAGACCCAACATTATGCGCTGGGCATGACCTTGGGGGCCGTGCTGATTCTGACCGTGTATTTGCTCTCTTGGTGA
- a CDS encoding NADH-quinone oxidoreductase subunit M: protein MSHFPWLTAIIFLPLAGAAALFFVKAQQARWLALGVTLADFALSLPLWFGFDATTSQMQFTERASWITSPAINYALGLDGISLPMILLTTFLTPFCVGISWRAIESRVQLFMASLLVMETAMLGVFAALDFVLFYVFWEAMLIPMYLLIGVWGGPNRVYAAVKFFLYTLVGSVLLLVAIIVLFFKGGHTFDILQLSKGDYAPVLQSWIFWAFFAAFAVKVPMFPFHTWLPDAHVEAPTAGSVILASVLLKMGAYGFLRFTLPMLPDATIAYTPIIIALSVIAILYGAYMALAQADLKKLIAYSSVSHMGFVTLGIFALNTQGIEGAILQMVNHGITTGALFLCVGIIYERTHSRLISDNTGLTGPMPRYATFLVIFSLSSLGLPGTNSFVGEFLVLAGTFFRSKPVAALASLGIILAAAYMLWMVQRVAFGTRSEQSAHRPVHLSDLNLREMALLAPLLVLVFWIGLVPNQVLTPMHASVANLLDQMDQEETALAQIIGTGQAARGDRQEPLPAPLPLAARHRPDKSIP, encoded by the coding sequence ATGAGCCACTTTCCCTGGCTGACCGCGATCATCTTCCTCCCGCTCGCCGGGGCAGCGGCGCTGTTCTTCGTCAAGGCGCAGCAGGCCCGCTGGCTTGCGCTGGGCGTGACGCTGGCGGACTTTGCCCTGTCGCTGCCCCTCTGGTTCGGTTTCGACGCCACGACGTCCCAGATGCAGTTCACCGAGCGGGCGTCGTGGATCACGTCGCCCGCCATCAACTATGCACTCGGATTGGACGGCATCAGCCTGCCGATGATCCTCCTGACCACGTTCCTGACTCCCTTCTGCGTGGGGATTTCCTGGCGCGCGATCGAAAGCCGGGTCCAGCTCTTCATGGCCAGCCTCCTGGTCATGGAAACCGCCATGCTGGGGGTCTTCGCCGCATTGGACTTCGTGCTGTTTTACGTATTCTGGGAGGCGATGTTGATCCCCATGTACCTGCTCATCGGGGTCTGGGGCGGCCCCAACCGGGTCTACGCGGCGGTGAAGTTTTTCCTGTACACCCTGGTGGGAAGCGTCCTGCTCCTGGTCGCCATCATCGTGTTGTTTTTCAAGGGCGGCCACACGTTCGACATCCTCCAGCTCAGCAAAGGCGATTACGCCCCGGTGCTCCAGAGCTGGATCTTCTGGGCCTTCTTCGCCGCATTCGCCGTCAAGGTGCCGATGTTCCCCTTCCACACCTGGCTCCCGGATGCGCACGTGGAAGCGCCCACGGCGGGCAGCGTGATCCTGGCCAGCGTGCTGTTGAAGATGGGCGCCTACGGATTCCTCCGGTTCACGCTCCCCATGCTTCCGGATGCGACGATCGCGTATACCCCGATCATCATCGCTCTCTCGGTGATCGCGATCCTCTACGGGGCCTACATGGCCCTGGCCCAGGCCGACCTGAAAAAATTGATCGCCTATTCCAGCGTCAGCCACATGGGATTCGTGACCCTCGGCATTTTTGCGCTGAACACCCAGGGGATCGAAGGCGCGATCCTCCAGATGGTCAATCACGGCATCACGACCGGCGCCCTGTTCCTCTGCGTCGGCATCATTTACGAACGGACCCACAGCCGGTTGATCAGCGACAACACCGGCCTGACCGGGCCCATGCCGCGCTATGCCACGTTCCTGGTCATCTTTTCCCTCTCGTCCCTGGGTCTGCCCGGCACGAACAGCTTCGTGGGCGAGTTTCTCGTGCTGGCCGGCACCTTCTTCCGGAGCAAACCGGTGGCGGCGCTGGCCTCGCTCGGCATCATTTTGGCCGCCGCCTACATGCTCTGGATGGTGCAGCGCGTGGCGTTCGGCACGCGCTCCGAACAATCCGCACACCGGCCCGTCCATTTGTCCGATCTGAACCTGCGCGAAATGGCGCTGCTGGCCCCACTGCTTGTGCTCGTCTTCTGGATCGGGTTGGTCCCAAACCAGGTCCTGACCCCCATGCATGCCAGCGTCGCGAACCTGCTGGATCAAATGGACCAGGAAGAAACGGCGCTGGCGCAAATTATAGGCACGGGGCAAGCGGCAAGGGGCGATAGGCAAGAACCGCTCCCCGCTCCCTTGCCCCTTGCCGCTCGCCACAGGCCGGACAAGAGTATTCCATGA
- a CDS encoding NADH-quinone oxidoreductase subunit N, with the protein MTLPLADILAILPELIVTGAACLILALDPITPASRKEWLAWIGLGALAACIGVTASQMGVKVMAFSDLVIIDPYASFWKLLLYLVSGLTILLSLAYLKEEAMHLAEYYGFLLLSLVGMMVMVSAADLLTIYLGTELMSLSLYVLAGIKRTSGRSLEASAKYFVLGAFSSGILLYGISLLFGITGSTKLPAIAAAIHGRSLDDPTLLLAMILLVVGFGFKIAAVPFHMWTPDVYEGAPTSVTAFMAVASKAASFGAFLRVFLEGLGGLKTNWYGLFLIVCVATLILGNVVAIVQTNIKRMLAYSSIAHAGYALIGVVVAGHATASSEVRGLGLASVMLYLAIYAFMTMGAFAVVALLRKGGLEGEEIEDYTGLAKRQPVAAFLMLVFMVSLAGIPPTAGFIGKFYLFMGAVRAGLTWLAVVALLFAAVSAYYYLRVVMVMYMREPEASVTVLPRLAASPALTIVLACALAGVVFFGLYPDPLVALTQHAILALK; encoded by the coding sequence ATGACGCTTCCCCTGGCCGACATCCTCGCGATCCTGCCCGAGCTCATCGTGACGGGCGCGGCCTGCCTCATCCTGGCGCTGGACCCGATCACGCCCGCGTCACGCAAGGAGTGGCTGGCCTGGATCGGCCTGGGCGCGCTGGCCGCCTGCATCGGTGTCACGGCCTCGCAGATGGGCGTCAAGGTCATGGCCTTCAGCGACCTGGTGATCATCGACCCCTACGCCAGCTTCTGGAAGCTCCTGCTCTACCTGGTCAGCGGGCTCACGATCCTGCTTTCGCTCGCCTACCTGAAGGAAGAAGCCATGCATCTGGCCGAGTATTACGGCTTCCTCCTGCTCTCGCTGGTCGGCATGATGGTGATGGTCTCGGCCGCCGACCTGCTGACCATCTATCTGGGCACGGAGCTCATGTCCTTGTCGCTGTACGTCCTGGCCGGCATCAAGCGGACCTCGGGGCGCTCGCTGGAAGCCTCGGCCAAGTACTTCGTGCTGGGCGCCTTTTCGTCCGGCATCCTGCTCTACGGCATTTCTCTCCTGTTCGGAATCACCGGCAGCACCAAACTGCCGGCGATCGCCGCGGCCATCCACGGTCGCAGTCTGGATGATCCGACGCTGCTGTTGGCCATGATCCTGCTGGTCGTCGGCTTCGGCTTCAAGATTGCCGCCGTGCCTTTTCACATGTGGACGCCGGACGTCTATGAAGGCGCGCCCACGTCCGTCACCGCCTTCATGGCCGTGGCCTCCAAAGCCGCCAGCTTCGGCGCCTTTCTGCGGGTCTTCCTCGAAGGGTTGGGCGGGCTCAAGACCAACTGGTACGGGCTCTTCCTGATCGTCTGCGTCGCAACGCTCATCCTGGGCAACGTGGTGGCCATCGTGCAGACCAACATCAAGCGCATGCTGGCCTATTCGAGCATCGCCCACGCCGGCTACGCGCTGATCGGCGTGGTTGTGGCCGGGCACGCGACGGCGTCCAGCGAGGTCCGAGGCCTGGGGCTCGCCAGCGTGATGCTGTACTTGGCGATCTACGCCTTCATGACGATGGGCGCCTTCGCGGTCGTGGCCCTGCTGCGCAAGGGAGGACTGGAAGGGGAAGAGATCGAGGACTACACGGGACTGGCCAAGCGGCAACCCGTGGCGGCCTTCCTCATGCTGGTATTCATGGTGTCGCTGGCCGGCATCCCGCCCACCGCCGGATTCATCGGCAAGTTTTACCTGTTCATGGGCGCCGTGCGCGCGGGCCTGACCTGGCTCGCCGTGGTAGCGCTGCTCTTCGCCGCGGTCTCGGCCTACTACTATCTGCGCGTGGTGATGGTCATGTATATGCGGGAGCCGGAGGCCTCGGTCACGGTCCTCCCGCGCCTGGCCGCCTCGCCGGCGTTGACCATCGTGCTGGCCTGCGCGCTGGCCGGCGTCGTCTTCTTCGGTCTGTATCCAGACCCCCTCGTCGCGTTGACCCAACACGCGATCCTCGCGCTGAAGTAA
- a CDS encoding YihY/virulence factor BrkB family protein, giving the protein MAFLRLLRGAASDFRRHGCTSLAASLAFFTLLSFFPMIYLLLYLVSFFVSHERIGQEFLLNFLHGFLPMLGADLAEEVKRVAGEQIVRWVVFLAFVWFGMLVFYEMNYTVNVVFGTPRKRGALLSSLASFALLGMVEVLLVLSYLVTQTLGRLVSYAPRIGGIDLVAVAAHKLLLAYVLPFALVLAAVTCLYRYLPAERPAWRDAAVGGLVLALLWEVAKHLFGTYVQHLSVYSRMYGSLLVTVLFLLWVYYSAALLLFGAAIVRRLDETRRE; this is encoded by the coding sequence ATGGCGTTCCTCCGACTGCTGCGTGGCGCGGCGTCCGACTTCCGTCGGCACGGCTGTACGAGCCTGGCCGCGTCGCTGGCCTTCTTCACCCTCCTGTCCTTCTTTCCGATGATCTACCTGCTGCTGTACCTCGTCAGTTTCTTCGTGAGCCACGAACGGATCGGACAGGAATTCCTGCTGAACTTCCTGCACGGATTTCTGCCCATGTTGGGCGCCGACCTGGCCGAGGAAGTCAAACGGGTGGCCGGCGAACAGATCGTGCGCTGGGTCGTCTTCCTGGCGTTCGTCTGGTTCGGAATGCTGGTCTTTTACGAGATGAACTATACGGTGAACGTCGTCTTCGGGACGCCACGGAAGCGCGGCGCGCTGCTGTCCTCACTGGCCTCGTTCGCATTGCTGGGGATGGTGGAGGTCCTCTTGGTCCTGTCGTATCTGGTCACCCAGACCCTGGGGCGTCTGGTGTCCTACGCGCCACGGATCGGGGGCATCGATCTGGTCGCCGTCGCCGCCCACAAGCTGCTGCTCGCCTACGTCCTGCCCTTCGCGCTGGTCCTGGCCGCCGTCACCTGCCTCTACCGCTACCTGCCGGCGGAACGTCCCGCGTGGCGCGATGCGGCCGTCGGGGGCCTGGTGCTGGCGCTCCTCTGGGAAGTCGCCAAGCATCTGTTCGGCACCTATGTGCAGCATCTCTCGGTCTATAGCCGGATGTATGGATCGCTGTTGGTCACGGTGCTGTTCCTGCTGTGGGTCTATTATTCGGCGGCGCTGCTGCTGTTCGGGGCCGCCATCGTGCGCCGGCTGGACGAAACAAGGCGGGAGTGA